TCATTTgtctaaaaagtaaattaattataacatttaataaaaatataagaggaaaaatgaaaataaaattgtgaaatgttaGAATATTAATGGtgtttcttaatctgtgtgaaaaagagaaagtggactattgttttacGCTGAGGGAGTAATAAAAGTTAGTGTGGAAGGTAAAGTTAGACGCGGTTTCTATCTTCTTCAACCCCAATTACCTCTTAATTATTTCATTACTATAACAGTACAGATGTGATTATTTACATGTGCACGGAATATTTAAATGACAACTTAAATTTGAGCAAGTCATTGGctgtaataaattaattaggaaTGCTACAATTTAATCTGACGCCAAGCTCATTTATGAATTAACAAATTAAGAAGGTGTGAATGTGATACTGATAGATAGTTGGGTGTCAAAATTGTCAATTGCTACGACTATCTTTTTTAATCTTATCATCAACAAATTTATATCACATGAATAAGTTGAGTGAAATGTGCTCtatgtcaaaataatttttgtttaatatcTTGAAAATAGtataatatttctttatattttacatttttttgaatttttaaataattaattatttataaattaaatattaattagtactattaaaaaagtataaatatacatatttattagTATTGAGGAATAATGAATTGGAGAGAAAGAGAATGAAAAAGCGAGGCAAGCAGAAGGGAAGGAAGAGTGTTGGTTAGGTTGGAAGGTGACCCCTAAGTTTGTTCCAATTTACGGTTTATacccttttttctttttaattacaGAAACCAAAAAGTAGACTTGtactcaaaaagaaaaagaaaatgaaaatgaagaatAGGCTGTAGCCGATAGACTCTGTCTTTTGCTTACGTCTCATcttttttaattactattactGTTATTCCTCTGAAGACTGTTAACTGTTTTAGGGTGATAATCCGATTTCATCCCCAGGACGACGGAGATTTAGATCTGAGGTGTTGAACAAAATTGGAGATACATGATCAGGTATCGGATTCATTCCCCCCTAGATTTCTGTCTGCTGTTTCTGCTCTAATTATTGCTTTCTCTTTTTCTACTTCTCCATCAACTACTGACGTTGACTTGGACGATGGATGTcgattttcttttttatcttttctcAAGAATTTTAAGTTTCATATGAGAGATGAATTTTTACCAGCTCTCTATTTTATGTTAGGGCTATCTGTTGAGTCTGTCTGTGTATTTTGGGGAGAAATGGAGGACGTAGGTGCGCAACTGGCTCCTCCCTTATTCCTACACCAAGTGCTTCCTAGTAGGTTTTGTGATGCCTCTTCTATCCCCAAAAAGCGCGATCTCTCTTACCAGACTCATCATTTTCAGCACCACCGCTTTCCTCAAAACCCTAGACACAATTGGAATCCTAAAGCCTGGGATTGGGACAGCGTCCGGCTTCTTGCCAAACCTTTGGACTCCCACTCCAATATTTTGCAATTGGGAACCGCTTCTTCAGTCCACCACAACAATCACAATTTGACTTTGAAAAAGCCCCTTCccgctgctgctgctgctgatgAAGATGATAGTCTGCGCTTGAATCTTGCTGGAGGCTTTCATTCTGTCGAAGAGCCTGTCTCTAGACCCAACAAAAGAGTCCGTTCCGGATCTCCTGGGACGGCTACTTATCCTATGTGCCAGGTTGATGACTGCAAGGAAGATCTCTCAAATGCAAAAGACTATCACCGCCGCCATAAAGTCTGTGAACTACACAGCAAATCCACTAAAGCGTTAGTTGGGAAGCAGATGCAGAGGTTTTGTCAGCAGTGCAGCAGGTTTTCTTCATATCATTTGTTTAACATTTTATTgccttttcaattttatgttatCTGTTCTTCAATCACACCATCCGATGGGAGCGAACAAGTCCTGAATCTTTAATCTCTGATGCTTTAGCGTTGATGGTTGATGTGAAATCTGAAACTTTCTGGTCTGTTTTGTCTCCTTGTGACTGCTTAGATTTAACTCATTTTAAACTCTTCGCTGCTGCTATGTGTAGGTTTCACCCACTGTCCGAGTTTGATGAGGGGAAGAGAAGTTGTAGGCGGAGGCTTGCTGGACACAATCGTCGCAGGAGAAAAACTCAGCCTGAGGATGTTACCTCACGGCTGCTTCTCCCTGGAGATCGTGATACGGTCAGCAGTTCAAACTTAGATATTGTGAACTTGTTGACTGCTTTTGCTCGCACTCAAGGTGACAAAATTATGAAATGAGTTAGAAACTTCTTCTTCCCCTTTTCATATTAAGCTGACATTTTTACTGTCAAAAACTACAGGAAAGAATGTGGACAAAAGTGCTAATAACTCATCAATGCCAGACAAAGAACAACTCCTTCAAATTCTTAGTAAAATTAATTCATTGCCTTTGCCAATGGATCTCGCTGCAAAGCTGTCAAATATTGGAAGCTTACATAGAAGAAATCCTGAACAACCATCTTCAGAAAACCAAAATAGATTTCCCAATACCACATCTTCTTCATCAACCATGGACTTACTTAATGTGCTTTCAGCAACTTTGACAGCATCTGCACCAGATGCCCTTGCTTTTTTATCTCAAAGAAGTAGTCAGAGCATTGACAGTGAGAAATCTAGACCTGGACCTGATCAAGCTACTGCTCCTAGTCTTCAGAGGAGACCTATTATAGATTTCCCTGCTGGGGGTTGTGAGAAGAGCAGCAGCTACCAGTCTCCTCCCGAAGATTTCGACTGCCAGGTCCAAGAAAATCATCCTAATTTGCCGTTGCAGCTATTCAGCTCCTCACCTGAGAGTAGCAGCCCCCCCAAACTGGCATCTTCTAGGAAATATTTCTCTTCTGACAGCAGTAATCCGAGTGAAGAGAGATCTCCATCATCTTCTCCTCCAATGGTACAAAAGCTATTTCCATTGCAGAGCCACACAGAGAGTGTTAAGTCCGAAAAGATGTCAGTCACTAGAGAGGTCAATGCCAATATTGAAGTTAGTAGAATCCATGGAAATGTCTTGCCTCTTGAGCTTTTTAGAGGCTCAAAAGCTGGAACTGATCAAAGTTCATATCAGAGTTTTCCTTATCAAGCTGGATATACGTCTTCCTCTGGGTCTGACCATTCACCTTCTAGTCAGAACTCTGATTCTCAGGTGCTTGCCCTCtaattgtttttgaattttatcaatTTGCTACTGTTATCTGTTCTTGCATGTTAATAACTGTGTAGTTTCATTAGCAAGTTAATAATGCATCGTCTTGGTTGTATGACAGGATCGCACTGGACGgataatttttaaactttttgataaGGATCCCAGCCATTTCCCTCGAGAACTAAGAGCTCAGGTCATCATAGTGTTTTGTTTCATTGGTACTTGCTTTCGGCGTGTATGCTTTGTTGGTTTTCTCATTTAGTTCTGCTTTtgtttcagatctacaattggCTTTCCAACAGTCCATCTGAAATGGAGAGCTACATAAGGCCTGGTTGCGTGGTGTTGTcaatttatttgtcaatgtCGTCTGTTGACTGGGAGCAGGTGAGGGAAGTGCTGCCACGTACGTTAGAAATGTTGATGTAAGCTTTATGCTAACCATATGCAGGGTGTCTGTCTTTCTTGCAGCTTGAAAAAAACCTCCTTCAGCGAGTTGATTCTTTGGTTCAAGATTCATATTCTGATCTTTGGAGAAGTGGAAGGTTTCTATTGCACACAGGCAGACGACTAGCATCATATAAAGATGGTGCGTAAAATAGATGTGTGCTGCGTCCATTCCCGTTTTTCATGTTCTAATTGTTCACGCTTCTCATGGTGTGAGCTTAGGCTCTTGGTCGCTCCTAATGGTGACTATGTGCGCGAGGACAATAAATTGGCCCGTTATTTAAGTGATTTATGAAATGAGCACCATACTCTGTTATCAAAATCGTATGGTTCTTGTATCTGTAGAGGAATCACAAATTAATCAGAATAATTGGTGCCAAATCTATGGAATCGATGGTGAATCGCAACAATTTCTTGAATTGCAAGATTCACTCAGATTCATAAATAATAGTAATTCAAAAATTAGGAAAGAAGAAATAACCTCCAAAGATGCTGTCTCATATACCATAAATCAAGAGGGAAAAAAGTATAaacaaaaaagtttaattacttttattagtACCTAGactaatattttaaatcttttggtattatttttaaattggtatttttttaaagaattataaGCTTAAGAATAGTTAGTTTGTTAAACATTTTTGCtaaaaacattttaattattttttaagactATTTCTTGTTTAATGCTTATATAGTTTAATTATCAGGAATATATGAAATTTCACTATCAAGCATTTTGATTCTCGATTAGACAACTACGGCCccataattgaaaataatcgaTCTTTTTCATGTTATAAATATTCAGGATATGTTCGCTTATGCAAATCCTGGAGAACATGGAGTTCCCCGGAGTTGATGTTGGTGTCCCCTGTGGCAGTTGTTGGAGGACAAGAAACTTCCCTTCTTTTAAGGGGAAGAAATCTAACCCACCCTGGCACCAAGTAATGAAAACTCTTCTCTTCGGCAATTTACCTTTCCATTGACCCCTCTGTTTTAAgaaatgttctttttttttttccagaattCATTGCACTTTTTTGGGAAGATACACATCAAAAGAAGTCATGGGATCGACCATGCCTGGGGCCAGATATGACGAGATAAACATGAGTGATTTTACAATTCAGGGAGTGTCTCCTGGTGCTTTGGGTCGATGTTTTATTGAAGTAAGACTTGTGACCTTTCTGCATTTATGAATTTATGATATGCTTGGATGGATCTTTTTGAATGATGCATGTTGCATTTTGCTATGCTATAAACAGGTAGAAAATGGTTTCAAGGGCAATAGTTTTCCTGTAATAATAGCTGATGCTACAATCTGTAAGGAACTGAGACTCCTGGAAAGTGAGTTTGATGAAGAACCTAAAGACACTGATATCATTTCAGAGGAACAAGCTCAGTACTTGGGTAAGCCAAGGTCAAGGGGGGAAATTATGCACTTTCTAAACGAACTTGGATGGCTATTCCAAAGGAGAGCATCTTCTATGCATGAGCTTCCAGATTACTCGCTTAGCCGATTCAAGTTTTTGCTCATTTTCTCAGTTGAAAGAGACTACTGTGTGCTGGTCAAAACCATTTTAGACATGCTGGTGGAAAGAAACATAGACATGAATGGGCTATCTAAGGAGTCTGTAGATATGCTTTCTGAGATTCACCTTGTGAACAGGGCTGTAAAAAGGCGATGCAGGAAAATGGTGGACCTACTGGTCCATTATTCCATTAATAGCAGTGATGTTCCCTCAAAATGCTACATTTTCCCACCAAATCTTGCAGGACCTGGAGGTATAACCCCTCTGCATTTGGCTGCATGTACATCGGGTTCAGATGAGTTGGTGGATGCTCTGACAAATGACCCACTTAAGGTAAGTTTCTTTTATCTTGCCCGTTCTTTTGTTAAGGGAATATGAgaatttcttttccttttcctttttagttatttattttcCGGGGCATACATGTTTGGTGCACCAGGGGTTGGTATCTATGTAGGATCTCTACCCAGATCCCCACACTTTCTGGTCCACTCAATGCCAAAGTTGCTGACTTGAGACACCTTAAATTTTCACCTGCATGTATAACTTTGAAAGATTTCTGGTTCCATTATATTGATTGGACCATAAGCCAAAAAGTCCAACTTACGATGCTTGTTGTGCTTGTCATAGGCTAGAAGTATATGTTTCCTGTATAAACATATCTGACATTTTTTTGGGTGCTATTGTGATTGTGTATCAGAGTAACCGAacctgttttttttatattattattattatttctagtactttttttcttttcatatttttgccTAGGGTACTGtggattctttatttttaagttgACTTGTTTTTGGGTTTGGGTTCTGATGGTGGGATTGTCAGTATGGAAGTCATTGTACTGGATTATTAGTGTAATTTTTTCCTTTATCCTTCCCACAGATTGGGTTGTCCTGTTGGAAATCCCTTTTGGATGCAAATCAGCAGTCTCCAAATGATTATGCTATCATGACAAATAACCAATCCTATAATCTACTGGTGGCTTGTAAACTAGCTGACAAAAGAAATGGTCAAGTTTCTGTGACAATTGGTAATGAGATAGAGAGATCATTGTCTTTAAGGTTGACTTCAGACTTTGAGCAACAGCGTAGATCTTGTGCAAAGTGCGCAATGGTGGCAGCAAAATGCAACAGGAGGATTATGGGTTCACAAGGCTTGCTTCAGCGCCCCTACATTCATTCAATGCTCGCCATTGCTGCTGTGTGTGTCTGTGTCTGCCTGTTCCTAAGGGGTGCCCCAGATATTGGCTCAGTTGCTCCTTTCAAGTGGGAAACATTGGATTATGGTACTAGTTAGTGATTTTATGCAATCTTTTCAGGGAGAGAAACATAGGAGTCAAAGAAATAACGTTTACGGAGCAGACGAGAATTCGCAATCAAACTAATGTTCCTATGATACTGAAAATTCTGGAAAGTAGAATAAGAGCCGTTAGGACAAAGGATTCTTTGCCTGCTAAGCAAACAGCGAAGGAGATAGGGGCAGCTGCCTTTTTTGGCATCAAAGAGTGCATACACTGCTGCTGAAAGAAGTGGACTTTTGGATGTTATAGGTGCATGCTCTTTGACTGgagtataatatttaattgagaACATGTGAAATATTTTTCTGGATTGTGGAAGTCTTTGGCTCGAGAGACGCAGAAACAGGACTGGCATATGATATGCAGAAGAGCAGAATTGTGAAGCATTAGGGTTTCCTTGTGCTGAAAGTGAAGCCCAATTCTCAGATTCAGGGATACAGAGCAGAAGGCGAAAAATGTTGATCTTTGAGGCcatttccttattttatttatttttctttatacaTCTTTCTCTACTTTGTTACAATTGAAAGTACCTGAGTTTACTGACAGTATCTTTGAGATATGTTTAGTGTATAAAGTTGATCATTAGGGTCAATAACCAAACTAATAATATTGTAGATGAAATaggataatattttttaaattatattggaAATAACAGGTATGCTCTTTGAATAGTTGCTATTCCTGAAGCATTCCAAGTTAATGTACCCGTTGGTTTTATTTAACGTGAAAAATGTGAGATTGTTGTAATGGATGGAGGCCAGATTCTTCAATATAACTATGCCAGCTAGTATCATATTTGATTACATTTGTAAAATTActttatttagtttaaactcATAAACTGTGGTGCTACATTAATCAGAGTAAGGATCAGTCTAGCGCCTGTCTGTCTGTAATTTCAGATAATCATACATCACCGCAAGTTTGTGATTCCTATGATGATGTAGTTATAACTTCTTTCGTTCTTTACGTTTCATGATAAATTCGAAACCAAACTTTATAATCATCTCCAGAATGGGAGTAAAACTATTCCTTCCCTCTGCAATTTCCCCAGAATCTACAAAATAAACAAGAAATCAATTTCGCTTTTACTTCTACTTTTGCTTCAGGTTAATATTAGGGCAGAATGCTTTACTGTTGTTGAATATAAGCTTGGACAATTCTGTTGATATAAAAAATAGAGGTGACTCAATCGACAAGTTTGGTCTAGATATACAGCGGTTTATTACACAACATGGCTTAGGCCAAAATCCCATCAGCTAAGCTATAATAAATAAGTCTGAAATCAATCATTGGGATGGAGTTGGGAGTCTTCGTGTAGATCTTCTTCCCCTAGCAATACTTTGAACAAAGGCTTCTCCGACACCTTCGCCAATCCCTTCTATAATCCCTCCGATGAATTCAATAATGACCTGTGAAGCAAACCGAGCTGCAGTTCCAAACATACTGGGCTTTTCCACGCCTTTATATCCGTTTGCTTGAACACCATTTACCATATTCTTTGCGCAAACAGCATGCAGATGATACTCACACGATGTGCAGCCGAAGACTCGACCAGATCTCTTGGCCCTATTGCATTCCCCGCACACAAAACCAGGAGGATCCCCATTGGATATTGCAGGAAGAATTTTGAGCGGGTGTGGATGTGCAGAGATGTTGATTTGGTTGGATAACATAGCACAACAAGGGTGCATCTGATAACTGCACGCCTTGCATCTGAACATGTACCCTTTCCCAGACTTCCCACAAACATCACATTTTGATTTCAAGATGCCACCTTTTACTGTAAGTATAAGAAAAGCAGAGTTTATTTGGAATGATATCAAAATTAAGAAGCAATCTAAGAAAGACGAACCTGGCTTGGAAGAGAAGGAAAGAAGGTGGTGCATATGGAGAGGATGTGCTTTGAGATGTTGAGGAGCCGTGGCGCAGAAGTCATGCAGCTGAAACTCACATTGTTGACAAATGAATCGCTTTCCTGAACCGTACTCCTTGCAGCCGGAGCAGGTAAAGAGGTCCGACATCTGCACCGGATACAGAGGGTGTTGTGGGTGACCGGAGTGGAGTAATGGTTCTCCGAATGTAAGAGGAGGAGAGGTTGGGAATTGATTCAGGGAAAATGAAGTAGTCTTCTTCAACGGTATCACTGTGGCTGCAGCTTCTCTGGTAGGAGACATGATAAGAATGGCTTAATTTGGTGGGAGTGGATTAGAGTATATGTATTGTGCTGTAAAGTTTGGGGCATTATTTGTTGGGTGGTAAGTATATGGCATGAAGCCATTCATTTCATTGCATGTGCTAGCCTACCACTGTTTCATCAGCTAAATCTTATTAAGTCTTAATTGAATCACACATGTATCTATGTGACTAAGCATATACATACGCAGTCATAATATTGTTTAATATAGAAGAATTGTAATTATGAAAAGAGATGTTGAAAATGAGAGTGGATGTCCCTCCGGTAGCAAGCAGAGTTTGGATTCGTTGGAGGGGAAAGTCAAGGTTTGCTTGCCTTTACAGACCCAACACAGCACACAACTAATATTCGATTCTAAAGTGAGCAAACAAAGAAAACTGAAGCACACAGCCTTTCTTTTTCCACATTATCATTCAAAAGGGATGTGCACTCATGTCTTATAATCAAATGAGTTGTTGAGCATCTTCTCAATGGATTTGACAAAAGGATACTACCTTATGGGTCGGGTTTGGATGAATTCGGGCTGTGACCTATCAAGCCAAACACTTTTGCATATAAGTTTTAAGTTCATACCTAAAATGTATTATTAGTACTAGgtccataaataatatttatacgGATTGGAGCtgtataaaatttttatttaaaaataagtgTTTAAATTGACACAGTTCGATTGTAAGTCAAATCTAGGATGATTATATAAAGAGTGACTTATGGTATGAGTAAGGGGATTCTATTCCAATTCCAATTGAGTGGAAAGAAGAAAAGCATATAGCAGTGATTGGTGTTAAGTTGTGATTACAAAATCTGATAACCTTTTGGTAAATTCCTTTCAAAACCTAACAATAAAAATTGTATTCAAAGTGATGAAGCCCAATCTCCCATCAGCAGAGCATATGCTGGACCAACCAGAAGCCTTTCGAAGCCCAAATCTTATGATCCAACTCACACTCACGGAAACCACATGATTGATTAACaaattttgaaagtatgtaattGTAACTACCGACACCCCATTATGCACAACAAATTCATTCTAATTTCTATGATCAGACTTCAAACCAAAATAGTAGTAATTATTTTGAATGCTCAAAGGGAAGTATAGTATGCTGTAATATGTTGTTTAGACCTTGGATGATTATTTTTGTTGGAGTGGGTCCATATATTAATTTAGGATCTCAAAATTGGCCAGAATCGTCTCATTTCTTCCAACTCACACACCACACTCAATTATGCACTCTCAGTTTTGTAATAAAACCAAGATCCACACCCAAACAGCAACTAGTGCTGATAAATATTTCCCAAACGCATCGCTTTTGTGTGTCGGCACCTGCGCTTATGACACTTTTACCTTAAAACGTCAACTCTCCACCGCTATGAGAAAGGACTGTCCACCGCTATCCTCCATCACCGGCGGCTCCGTCGTGAAGTTACCGCCGTGTTTGGAAACTAAGCCTTTAGTAGCTACATTGCTAGCTCTCACTCTCGTCTTGCTCCTCTGGAACCTCCCCCCTTACTACCAAAACCTACTCTCCACCACACGCCCTTGCTCTGCCGCTGCCACCACAACCACCACTCTTATCTCCTCCAATGCTTCCTCATTACCAATGAATGCCTCCGCCACCCCATCAGTGTCGGCGCAAAAGCTGTCCACTGTGGTTTCAGACCCAAACAAGCGGATCTTCCAGGCATACGGGAACGCTGCCGCTCTGTTTGTTCAGATGGGTGCATACCGAGGGGGGGCAAGGACATTCGCGGTGGTAGGGCTGGCTTCGAAGCCCATTCATGTGTATGGGAGACCTTGGTACAAGTGCGAGTGGATCTCCAACAATGGTTCTTCTACGAGAGCCAAGGCCTACAAAATGCTGCCAGACTGGGGGTACGGTCGCGTCTACACTGTTGTGGTTGTGAATTGCACTTTCCCTGTGAATCCCAACGAGGACAATGCGGGTGGTAAGCTCATGCTCAATGCCTACTACGGTGAATCTCCCAGGAAGTTTGAGAAAATGGTTGCTCTAGAGGAAGCAGCTGGGTCTTACAACGAGTCCAAGTTCCATCCTCCTTACCAGTATGAGTATCTCTACTGCGGCTCTTCCTTGTATGGGAACGTAAGCGGCGCCAGAATGAGGGAATGGATGGCTTACCACGCCTGGTTCTTTGGGCCCAGCTCCCACTTCGTGTTTCACGACGCCGGAGGAGTTAGCCCTCAGGTGAGGGCTGCCCTTGAGCCCTGGGTGCGAGCAGGCAGGGCTACGGTTCAGGATATCAGAGGGCAGGGTGAGTTTGATGGGTATTATTATAACCAGTTTCTGGTAGTGAATGACTGCTTACATAAGTACCGGTATGCAGCCAACTGGACATTTTACTTCGATGTGGATGAGTATATATACTTGCCGGATGGCAATACTTTAGAATCGGTGCTCAATGAATTCTCAGATTATACGCAGTTCACGATTGAGCAGAATCCAATGTCGAGTGTCCTTTGTTTGAAAGATTCCAGCCGGGACTATGCAAGGTGCGTAAATGCTAGCTCTTAATTGTCCTATTAATTCGATTCATGAATGACAATGCCGACGTGTGGTTTGTTTTGAATGAGAGAACAGGGAGTGGGGATTGGAGAAGCTGTTGTTCAGAGATGCACGAAGTGGGATGAGGAGGGATCGCAAGTACGCAATTCAGGCGAAGAATGCATTTGCTACCGGAGTCCACATGTCGGAGAATGTGGCGGGGAAGACGTTGCACAAAACGGAAACAAAGATCCGTTACTATCACTACCACAACTCCATTACAGTGTCAGGTGAAGTGTGCAGGGAATTTGTAGGTCCATCAGCAAAGAAGAAGGGCACTCGCTACAATAAGGTGGCCTATGTGTATGACGATACCATGAAGAAGCTGGTGGATGGCATCAGGGAATTTGAGCGGAACACTATCGGAAATGTGGAGCCTTCGTGATTGATTGACGGAACAAAGCTCTCATCCATCACATGTTTTACTTATAGATGTGTGCGTGGTGAGAATGTAATTCAATactattttttcaatttgatttgtgtATAATTACTAGTGAATTTGTTTCTTCATCATCTACACTTCCTGTTGAATGCAAAGATGTGTGGAGTGGAGAGGAGTCATCATTTTGTTGCAACTAATTTTGGTAAT
This region of Mercurialis annua linkage group LG1-X, ddMerAnnu1.2, whole genome shotgun sequence genomic DNA includes:
- the LOC126684051 gene encoding squamosa promoter-binding-like protein 14, giving the protein MEDVGAQLAPPLFLHQVLPSRFCDASSIPKKRDLSYQTHHFQHHRFPQNPRHNWNPKAWDWDSVRLLAKPLDSHSNILQLGTASSVHHNNHNLTLKKPLPAAAAADEDDSLRLNLAGGFHSVEEPVSRPNKRVRSGSPGTATYPMCQVDDCKEDLSNAKDYHRRHKVCELHSKSTKALVGKQMQRFCQQCSRFHPLSEFDEGKRSCRRRLAGHNRRRRKTQPEDVTSRLLLPGDRDTVSSSNLDIVNLLTAFARTQGKNVDKSANNSSMPDKEQLLQILSKINSLPLPMDLAAKLSNIGSLHRRNPEQPSSENQNRFPNTTSSSSTMDLLNVLSATLTASAPDALAFLSQRSSQSIDSEKSRPGPDQATAPSLQRRPIIDFPAGGCEKSSSYQSPPEDFDCQVQENHPNLPLQLFSSSPESSSPPKLASSRKYFSSDSSNPSEERSPSSSPPMVQKLFPLQSHTESVKSEKMSVTREVNANIEVSRIHGNVLPLELFRGSKAGTDQSSYQSFPYQAGYTSSSGSDHSPSSQNSDSQDRTGRIIFKLFDKDPSHFPRELRAQIYNWLSNSPSEMESYIRPGCVVLSIYLSMSSVDWEQLEKNLLQRVDSLVQDSYSDLWRSGRFLLHTGRRLASYKDGYVRLCKSWRTWSSPELMLVSPVAVVGGQETSLLLRGRNLTHPGTKIHCTFLGRYTSKEVMGSTMPGARYDEINMSDFTIQGVSPGALGRCFIEVENGFKGNSFPVIIADATICKELRLLESEFDEEPKDTDIISEEQAQYLGKPRSRGEIMHFLNELGWLFQRRASSMHELPDYSLSRFKFLLIFSVERDYCVLVKTILDMLVERNIDMNGLSKESVDMLSEIHLVNRAVKRRCRKMVDLLVHYSINSSDVPSKCYIFPPNLAGPGGITPLHLAACTSGSDELVDALTNDPLKIGLSCWKSLLDANQQSPNDYAIMTNNQSYNLLVACKLADKRNGQVSVTIGNEIERSLSLRLTSDFEQQRRSCAKCAMVAAKCNRRIMGSQGLLQRPYIHSMLAIAAVCVCVCLFLRGAPDIGSVAPFKWETLDYGTS
- the LOC126684327 gene encoding protein VACUOLELESS GAMETOPHYTES; amino-acid sequence: MSPTREAAATVIPLKKTTSFSLNQFPTSPPLTFGEPLLHSGHPQHPLYPVQMSDLFTCSGCKEYGSGKRFICQQCEFQLHDFCATAPQHLKAHPLHMHHLLSFSSKPVKGGILKSKCDVCGKSGKGYMFRCKACSYQMHPCCAMLSNQINISAHPHPLKILPAISNGDPPGFVCGECNRAKRSGRVFGCTSCEYHLHAVCAKNMVNGVQANGYKGVEKPSMFGTAARFASQVIIEFIGGIIEGIGEGVGEAFVQSIARGRRSTRRLPTPSQ
- the LOC126684169 gene encoding galactan beta-1,4-galactosyltransferase GALS1, with amino-acid sequence MHSQFCNKTKIHTQTATSADKYFPNASLLCVGTCAYDTFTLKRQLSTAMRKDCPPLSSITGGSVVKLPPCLETKPLVATLLALTLVLLLWNLPPYYQNLLSTTRPCSAAATTTTTLISSNASSLPMNASATPSVSAQKLSTVVSDPNKRIFQAYGNAAALFVQMGAYRGGARTFAVVGLASKPIHVYGRPWYKCEWISNNGSSTRAKAYKMLPDWGYGRVYTVVVVNCTFPVNPNEDNAGGKLMLNAYYGESPRKFEKMVALEEAAGSYNESKFHPPYQYEYLYCGSSLYGNVSGARMREWMAYHAWFFGPSSHFVFHDAGGVSPQVRAALEPWVRAGRATVQDIRGQGEFDGYYYNQFLVVNDCLHKYRYAANWTFYFDVDEYIYLPDGNTLESVLNEFSDYTQFTIEQNPMSSVLCLKDSSRDYAREWGLEKLLFRDARSGMRRDRKYAIQAKNAFATGVHMSENVAGKTLHKTETKIRYYHYHNSITVSGEVCREFVGPSAKKKGTRYNKVAYVYDDTMKKLVDGIREFERNTIGNVEPS